The Stigmatella aurantiaca DW4/3-1 genome contains the following window.
CCCCCTCCAGCCCCTCCTCCATTGGAGGTAAGCCGGACTCCACTGGAGAGGACCAGCCGGGAGGCTTCTAGAAGGACTTGGCCTCCGCTGCCGCCGCCGCCGCCCCCTCCTGCCTGATAGTCGGCCTTCTCACCGCCACCGCCCCCCCCACCGCTGGCAGTGACCCACGCACCCGCCGAGAGTGTTCCCGCGACGGAGATCTGGATCGCGCCTCCCCCCGCCCCACCTTTCCCCCCGTAGGAACTCCCTCCGTTTCCACCTGCACACCCTCCGAGGAGGAGGCCCGATGGCTCTAATCTGGCACCTTGGGCACCCCCTTCCCCATTGTAATACCCCCTTCCCCCCGGCTCCCCCGCGGTCCCCCCACCTGCCCCGCCGCCACCGCCTCCTGGCCCCAGATCGCCTCCGGCTCCCCCCTGCCGTGAACCACAAAATTGATTGCCTCCAGCCCCCGGAATCATTGCCGTTCCCGAGAGATGGCCGTTGGCGAGAATGTCTTTGGTCAACGTGGCATCTCCATACACAGCCAAGATGACTGGGCGAGTGCCGGCGAGCGTCCATGTTCCATCCAGGCGCACGCCTCTCACAGGAAGCACCACCACTTCGGGAGCCTGACTGCCCTGAGACACTTTAAATTCTTCAGGGGGACTGCTCACACAGCCCTCCGGGCTCCAGGGTTTCATCAGCCCAGGCGTTGAATCGAAGGTGACATCACACGTGATGGTGAGACTGGCGGCAATCTTGGCCTCAGGAATGGCATCCGGATCAAAGTGGCTCGGCACATAGGGGAAAGAACTGCAAGCCCCATCCGGAAAACGGCAAGTGCCCTTCTGATGACCTCCCCGTGTGCATTCTGTGTTCACCTTGGATGGGTCCAGTTCCTCCATGCAGTTATTCAGCGCTGTGCAACCTCCTGTGATTCGGCGGCAGCTGCTGGAGGGCGTGCAGGGTGTCTCCTGGCCCTCACAAACCCCGGAGGCATTGCACTGGTCGATCACGGTGCAGTCCTTGCCATCGTCACATGCGGTCGCAACCGGCTTGGACGCATAGACGCATTGGCCATTGGCCGTGTTGCATGTCCCTGCTGCCTCATGACAAACCGTCGGCGGCGAGTTGCATACCTTGCTCTTTCCCAAGCAGCGGGCGTCTGGTTCGCACGTGTCCTCCGTGGTGCACGGATCGCCGTCATCACATGACTTGCTGAGACACTTTGAATCCAAGCAGCCTTGGAATCCGTTACAATCGAAGTCCACTCTGACGCTGCACTTCTCGGCAGCCCCTGGATACACGTCGTCGCGCTCGTCATCGCAGTCCGCGTTCGCGAGCCCTTCCAGCGCGATGTAGGTATCGCCATCCTTGTCCTGTGCTTGGAGCACGGCCTCAAACGAGGCGAACTCTCCCCTGGGAACCTCCACGGGTCCGTTCGAGGAACGTGTCTCCACCCTGTCTCCCGCACACCCCTCAATGGAGATCTCTTGGTACGAGGACACCTCCAGCATCAGTTCCTGCCCCCATTCTGGCTTCCGGAACACCGCGACGCGGACTTCCTTGGCGTCCACGTCCTGGAACTTCTCCCGGGGGATGTCCGTCCTGGCCTCATGGCCCTGCCCATCCCGGGCGAGGACGCGGACACAGGCAGGAACGTAAGTGCCGTACTTGACCAAGACCCGGATGGCTCCCTCCGCAGGTTCCTTCTCGCGGCAGGCAGCAAGACTCAGCAGCAGTCCCCAAACACAGGCTCGATACATGGGCTCAGTCTAGCCTACCTTGACTCAAGCCCAGCCGATGGTTCCTCCTGAAGCCCCCCATGCACGCACGCCCCCTTCTCCTCCTCCTCCCTGTCCTCGTGACCACCCTCACTCACTGTGCACCGCCCGATGCCGCCGAGCCGGTCCCACAACCCGGCGAGAGCCTCCAAGGCCTCACCGCGGGAGGCGGCTTGCGGTTCATGACCTACAACATCAAGCACGCCGAACTCAGCAGCCTGGAGGCCATCGCGAGCGTCATCAACGCCCAAGCCCCGGACGTGGTGGCCCTCCAGGAGGTCGACGTCCTCACCGTGCGCTCCAACAGGGTGGATCAGGCCGCCCGGCTGGGTCAGCTCACCGGCCTGTCGCATGCCTTCATTCCCTCGCTGACCAGCTATGACTCGGGCCAGTACGGGTTGGCGATCCTGTCCCGTTACCCCATCCGCTCCGCCCAGCGCCTCCCGCTCCGCTCGGCCGCCGAGCAGCGTGTCCTCGCCCTCTTCGAGGTGGAGCTGGCGCCCTCACGCCTCATCCCCGTGGGGGTCACCCACTTCGGTACCACCGGCGCCACGGAGCGCGTGCAGCAGGCCGAGGACATCAAGGCGGCCCTCGCCGGAAAGCCGTGGGCCCTGCTCGGCGGAGACCTCAACGCCAGCCCTTCCGAGTCCAGCATCTCCAGCCTCCTCCAGCAGTTCACCGACGCCTGGGCCCGGGGCGGCTCGGGCAGTGGCTACACCCACTCGGCCACCCTGCCCACCAAGCGCATCGATTACGTCCTGCTCGGCTCCGCATGGACCTCCCCGCTCACCGCCAGCGTCGTGAACGCGCCCTCCCAATCCGACCACCGCCCGCTCGCCGCCACGCTCATCCTTCCGTGGAGCCAGACCTTCTTCGGAGACCGTGTCCCAGGCACCGCCGTCCAAGACGACACCCGCGCGGTGGAAGTAGGCGTCCGGTTCCGCAGCAATGTCAGCGGCACCATCGAGGCCCTCCGGTTCTACCGGGGCACGGGCAACGCCAACGGCTACGTCGCCCACCTTTGGACCAGCACGGGCACCCTCTTGGCCCAGGTTCCCGTGAAGGATGGGCGCATCCCCGGATGGCAGGAGGCGCCGCTTCCCGCTCCCATCTCCGTCTCCGCGGGGTCGACCTATGTGGTCTCGTATTACACGTCCAATGGGCAGTTCGCCCGGGACGTCTCGGGGCTGACGAACGCAGTGGTCAGCGGCAACCTCACGGCGCCTGGCAGCGCCAGCGTCGGTGGAAACGGCGTCTTCGTCTACGCGGCCGGAGGCGGATTCCCAACGAGTTCCTATAAAGATGCCAACTATTGGGTCGACGTCCGCTTCAAGCCCTCCTCCTCCGCGGCAGCCCTTCTTCCATGACCTCACACGCCGGACAGTTCCTTCGCCTCCATGACGTTGAGCTTTGGTACGAGGACAGGGGCACACCGGCCGCTCCGCCCCTCCTGCTGCTGATGGGCAATGGATGCAGCTCCGTGTTCTGGCCCGAGCCGTTTGTCGCCCGCCTCGTGAGCGGAGGCCGGCGCGTCATCCGCTTCGACTACCGCGACACGGGCCGCTCCTCGCATTTCGACTTCGACCAGGCACCCTACAGCCTCGATGACATCGAGCGGGATGTGCTCGGGCTGCTGGCGCACCTGGGCCTCCAGAAGGCCCATTGCGTGGGATTGTCCATGGGAGGCTTCCTGGCGCAGCGAATGGCCATCCGGCACCCCTCCCGCGTTGCATCGCTGGCCAGCATGATGTCCACGCCGGACTATGCCGTGCTGCTTCACACCTTCATTGGAGGCGAAGCCCCCACGTCCGGACTCCCCCCTCCCCGCAAAGACTGGCTCGAGGCGCTCTCGAAAATCCCGCCAGGGCTGTCCCCGCTGGAGCTGTCGGTGGAGAGCTGGCGGCTGGCCAATGGAAGCCGGGCCCCGTTCGACGCGGACGCCTGGCGAGACCTCCAGCGGCTCGCCGACGCGTGGGGCGATGACTCCCGCGCCGGAGACCATCACCGGCGTGCCTGCGAGCGCATCACGGACAAGAACCTGCTGGGCGCGCTGCGGCACGTCACGGCACCTTGCCTGTTCATCCAGGGCTCGGAGGATCCGATCTTCGTGCCCGCGCACGCCGAGGCAGCAGCCCAAGCGGTGCCGGGCGCCAAGCTGCGCATCGTCGATGGAATGGGACACGCCCTCAGCCCTGCTTTTTTTGAACTCCTGGCCGACGCCCTCCTGGAGCACACCCAGGACCCGGTGGCCCCCCGGGGGCCGTGATACGCTCGACCCGTGACTTCCGGCATATGGCCTCCTGAGCACACCCCTGCTACTGCTCGTGGAAGGCGTTCCGTCACACTGGCCTCCCCGCGTCCCCCTCCGCTCCTCTTCCTCGCCGGAATCATGATGTGGGTCTCCGCTGGCTACTCTCCCGTGGGAGAACTGCTCTTCGACCCGGCGAGCCGGGCGGAGCCCGCCATGCAGCTCTGGCTCCTCTGCTTCCTCACCTTCGGCGGGGCCTTCTGGTGCACCGTGCGAGGCCAGGGCCAAGGAGCGGTTTGGCTCTTGGGGCTTCAGACCGCCGCGGCCCTGGGCGCCCTCGCCACCGGTCACGATGGTTCCGAAGGGGTGCTCCTGTGCGTCATCGCCGCACAAACCCCTTACTTCCTGCCCTCACGGCGGGCCACCCAGTGGGTGGTGGGAATGGCCCTTCTGTCCGCGGCCGTGTACTTCGCCACCCTCCCGCTCGAAACCGCGGTGCCGACGGCGGCCCTGTTCACGGGCTTCATGGGGTTCACGGCCATGGTGGCCCGCATCCAGCAGCGAGAAGCCCAGGGGCGCCGCGAGCTGGCCCGGCTGCACACGGAGCTCAAGGCCGCCCAGGTGCTGCTTGCCGACCGCGAGCGCGAGCAAGAACGGCTGCGAATCGCCCGCGAGCTGCATGACTCGCTCGGCCACCACCTCACCGCCCTCTCCCTCAACCTGGAGGCCGCCTCACACACCGTCACGGGCCCTGGCGAGGAGCATGTCCGGCGAGCCCGCACGGTGGCCCGGACCCTCCTGGGCGAGGTCCGCGAGGTGGTGTCCTCCATGCGCGATGGGCCCTCGCAGCTGGGTCCTTCGTTGCAAGCGCTCGCACAGGGGGTTCCCGGGCTCGACGTGCACCTCCAGGTCCCCGACAAGCTCTCCATCAACGACCCGGTCGCGGCCCAGTCCGTGTTCCGCTGTGTCCAGGAAGTCATCACCAACACGCTGCGGCACGCTTCGGCGAAGAACCTCTGGATCGACGTCGTCTCCACCGAGGAGGGCGGCATCCAGGTTCACGCCCGGGATGATGGAAAGGGCGCCGCCACGCTCAAGCCCGGCGCGGGGATCACCGGCATGCAGGAGCGCTTTGCCCTGCTGGGAGGAAAGGTGGAGCTGCGCCCTGCGGGAGGACAGGGGATGGAGCTGGTGGCCTGGCTGCCCGCACGAGGAGACGACCGATGATCAACATCGTCTTGGTGGATGACCACGCCCTCATCCGAGAGGGCATCCGCAGCCTGCTGGAGTTCACCCCGGACCTGCATGTCGTGGGGGAGGCCTCCGATGGCGAGGAAGCCGTGAAGCGTGTGCGGGAGCTATCCCCGGACGTGGTGTTGATGGACGTGCGGATGCCGCGCATGACCGGCCTGGAGGCGCTGCGCGCGATGCGCCGCGAGGCCCCGGAGCGCCGCGTGGTGCTGCTCACCACCTTCGATGAGGACTCCGTGGTGGTCGAGGCGCTGCGGGCGGGCGTCAAGGGCTTCCTCCTCAAGGACGTGACGCGCGATCAGCTCGCGGATGCCATCCGCCGGGTAGCGAACGGCGAGACGCTGCTGCCGCCCGGAGTCGCCGAGCGTGTGCAGCGCGGTTTCACGGAAGTGCCGCAGGAGTTTCCCCATGCCGAGCTTCCGGAAGGGCTCACGCGCCGGGAGCTGGAGGTCATGCGCCTCATTGCCCGTGGCCTGAGCAACCGGGAGATCGCCACGGTGCTAGGCACCGCCGAGGGGACGGTCAAGAACCAGACGTCCAACATCCTCGCCAAGCTGGGCGTCCGAGACCGGACCCGGGCGGTCCTCCGGGCCATGGAGCTGGGGTGTCTCTAAGTGCTCGGCCATCGAGAATGAACACCCTCCCCCCCTGTCAGCCCCAGGTGGTGTGATGGCCCTGTCTGAAGCAAGGAGGGGGGAGGGACATGGAATGGTCGGGGCTCGTCGGACGAGTGGAGCAGGACCTGGAGCGGGTGATTTCGCAAGGCCTGCTGCCCCAGGATGGCTTTCTTCCCTCGGAAAACTCGCTGGCCAAGCACTACGGACTTTCACGCAGCACCGTCCGTGAAGCACTGAAGCGACTGGCCGCCAGAGCGTTGATTGAGCAGCACCCGGGCCGCCGCAGCCGAGCCCTCCCCTTGGAGGGGGCGGTGACCCTGGAGAACCTGGGAGTGGTGCTGGAGGGCCCGGGCGCCGCTCAACCGGAGAGACGCAAGCTGCTGGAAGGCTTTCTGGCCCTCAAGCGAGAGACGGCTGTGGAACTGCTGGCGGCGTGTTGCCAGCAGGCCTCTGCCAGGGACTTGGACACGCTGGCAGGCCTGTGCTTCGAGTTGGCGGAGGAGGCCCGCTGGGGCGAACACCCCGGCAGGTGGGCGGAGCTGGAGTTCGCGTTGCTGAGGCAGGCGGCCCGCGCGGTGGAGCGTCCCGGACAGGCACTGCTGCTGCAGTCGCTGGAGCGCTCGTACCGAGGAATGGCCCGGTGGCTGGTGCCCCACCTGAATGCGCAGGCCACTCGGCAGTGGGCACTCTGTGCGCTGCACGCCCTGGCAGCCAAGGATGCGCAGCCCCTGCGCCAGGAACTGCCCGCCTTGCTCCAGGCGAGCGATGGGCACCTGCTCGCAGGCCTCCCACCCCTGCAGGAACCAAGGGGGTCGTCACTGTCCCCACTTTGTGCAGACACAGTCCCCTCTCACCCCACCTCAGAGCCTGAGGACGCCACGGCGAGGCTGTCGGAGGCGAATCGTCCCATCCAGTCTGCTTGCCAGACAGGTTTGAGCCAACGGCCGCCCACGGGGGGCCTCTCACCCGAGGCCCCCTCCTCTGACGCACGCACCCCTCTGGTCGAGGGGGCTCCCAGCACGAATGTCCCTCAGGGCCAGGAAGCGTCGCGAAGGGTTCCGCCTGGCCACCAGGAGCGACCGTCCCAAGCTCCGGTTGGCTCGGGCTCTGGGGTTGAACGCCTGAACAGAGAGGGCGGACACCTCCTGCTGGATGGAACGGCGGAGGGTGAACACGGTGGAGCATGCATGGCTGGGCACGCGGGGCTCGTGACTGGCCATCGAGTGTCTGAAGAGGGGCAGGGTGGAACGGGTGCTGCTGGCGTGCGCGGTCGCTCTTCTCCCTGTTGACAGGGTCGCTTGAATGCCACCCACCAGCAGGTGCTCAACATCCATGTCCGGGAGCTTAGTCTGATAAGAGCCCCTCCTGTGCAAGCGGCCGTGACGTATTTCGATCCGCAGCCAGCTCCGGCTGAGGTGCCCTCGTGTCTCGCGAACCCGTTCGCCGAGGGCCCCACCCACCCGCTGGCCCGCCGCGCTGCCGAGGCGTTGCAATCGCGCCTGCGCCACGGAGACCTCTCGGCCGGACTCCGTCTCGAGGACCTCGAGGAACCGGGACGCGGCAAGATGTTCGGCGTGCTGGCCGTGGCGGCGCCCGATGGGCGCATCGGCTACCTCTGCGGCTTCTCGGGCATGCTCGATGGCCGCTGGCACATCGATGGGTTTGCGCCACCGCTCTTCGATGAGGCCGCGCGCGCGGCCTTCTGGCCCGCGGGCGAAGCCGAGCTGCGCACCCTGGACAGCGCTCATGCGGAGTTGCTCCAAGGCGCCGAGGCCGTTGCGCTCCGCACGCGCCTCGACGCGCTGACCACGCGCCACGGCGCCAGCACCGCCGCACTTCGGGAGCGCCACGAAGCGAACCGCCGTCTCCGCCACGACGCCCGTCAACATCTGGCCGAGCGGATGATGGAGGAGGACGCGCGGCGGGCCGCGCTTCACGCGCTCGGCCAGGAGAGCCGCGCCGACGCCGATGAGCGCCGCCGGCTGGACGCCGCGTACCAACAGGATCGAGAGGTTCTGGTGTCGGCACTCCGGGCGATCGATGCGCGCCGCGCCGCGATCGAGCACCTGCGCGCCGAGCGCTCCAGGCAGCTCTGGCAGCAGATTGCCTACAACTACGTCATTCCGAACGCTCGCGGCGAGGAGCAACCCTTGGGCGCCCTGTTCGCCCCCGAGCCTCCCCCCGGCGGCGCGGGAGACTGCGCCGCGCCCAAGCTCCTGGCGCAGGCCTACCGCCACCACCTGAAACCGCTGGCCCTCGCCGAGTTCTGGTGGGGGGCCCCTCCCCTCACCGGTGAACGGCACTCGGGCCTGTACTACCCGGCCTGCCACAGCAAGTGTGGCGGGGTCTTGCCCTACATGCTGGAGGGCCTGCGGGTGGATCCCCCCCTCCCGCCTGGAAAGACCCCCAGCGAGGGGGATGCGCTGCGGCTCGTCTATGAAGATCCCTGGCTGCTCGCCGTCGACAAACCCTGTGGCCTCCTGTCCGTCCCTGGCCGCCACTCGCCGCAGAGAGACTCGGTGCTCACCCGCCTGCGGCGGCGCGCTCCGGAAGCGCCCGAGCCGCTCATCGTCCACCCCCTCGAGAGCGACACCTCCGGGCTCCTGCTCGCCACCAAGGACGCGGAGACCCACGCGGCCCTCCAGCGTCAATTCGCACGGAAGGAGGCGGACAAGCACTACATCGCCTGGCTCGAAGGCCCCGTTCTGGGAGACCACGGCGTCATCGAGCTGCCCCTCCGGGCCCACCCAGAGGAGCGCCCCCGCCAGATCGTCGATCCCGTCCACGGCAAGCGCGCCGTCACGGAATGGCGCGTCCTGCGGAGACGCGGCCCCCAGACCCAGGTGTCATTCCTGCCCCGCACGGGCCACCCCCACCAGCTTCGCGTCCATGCCGCGCACCCGCTCGGCCTCGGTGCTCCAATCGCCGGCGACCGGCTCTACGGAAGCAGCGGCGGCACGCGCCTGATGCTCCACGCCGAATCGCTGACGGTCCTCCATCCTCGCACGGGCGAGCGCCTCCACCTCGAATGCCCGGCGCCCTTCTGAGCCACAGCTCCCTGGATTTCCGCCCCTCCGGGAAGTAGCTTGCCGGGCCCTGGAAGTCCGCTGCGGACGCAACCGCGGACACACCCCCTTCCCCTTTTCAGAGAGAAGACACGCCATGAGCGCGAAGGACGCACAGAGCCTGGAGACCATCTGCGTGCATGCGGGCGTCGTGCCCGACCCCCAGCACGGGGCCATCATGACGCCCATCTTCCAGACGTCCACGTACGTGCAGCCCGCCCCGGGCCAGCCCCTCACGTATGACTACTCGCGTGGTGGCAATCCCACACGGGCCGCCCTGGAGACGTCCCTCGCCGCGCTGGAGCGGGCCAAGCATGCCATCTCCTTTGCCTCGGGACTCGCCGCCGAGCAGGCCATCATGCAAGCCCTGGAGCCGGGGGCCCGGATCATCGTCTCCGAGGACGTGTACGGCGGAAGCGGGCGGCTGTTCCGCAAGCTGTTCGCGCGCTATGGCTTCCAGTTCGACTTCCTGGACCTGAGGGACTTGAACGCGGTCGCCGCCGCCATCGACAGCAAGACGAAGCTCATCTGGGTGGAGACGCCCACCAACCCGCTGCTGCGGATCGTCGACATCGCGGGCATCTGCGCCCTCGCGAAGAAAGCCGGGGCCAAGGTCGTCGTCGACAACACGTTCACCTCCCCCATCTTCCAGCAGCCGCTCACGCTGGGCGCGGACATCGTCGTTCACAGCACCACCAAGTACATCGGCGGCCACAGTGACTTGATCGGTGGCGCGCTGATGACCAACGACGACGAGTTGGCGGAGAAGCTGCGCTTCGTGCAGTTCGCCGGCGGCGCGGTCAACTCGCCCTTCGAGTGCTTCATGCTCCTGCGCAGCATCAAGACGCTCGCGCTGCGCATGGAGCGCCACAACAGCAATGCGCTGGCCTTTGCCCGGGCCCTGGAAGACAGCGGTGACTTCGCGAGCGTGATCTACCCAGGTCTCGAATCCCACCCCCAGCACGCCCTGGCTCGCCAGCAGATGAGCGGCTATGCCGGCGTGGTGTCTGTCTACATGAGACGAGACATGGAGGGGGTGACACGGTTCTTCAAGAACCTGCGCCTCCTGGCCCTCGCCGAGAGCCTCGGGGGCGTTGAATCCCTGGTCAATCACCCCGAGCAAATGACGCACGCCAGCGTCCCGCCCGACCTGCGCCAGAAGCTCGGCATCAACGCCCAGCTCGTGCGCTTCTCCATCGGCATCGAGAATGTGAATGACTTGATTGCCGACGTGCGTCAGGCCCTGCAACGCTGACCTGTCTTCCACGTAAAAAAGAGGTTACGCTCAAAAAGAGCTTAACCTCTTTTTCTCATTATTGTTTAGTGGCCCGCCCGAAAGGCAGGGCCACCCCATGCTCCCCATCCGTCAGTATTTCCGCGGTGTCATTGCGCGCACCGTCCTCCCCACCTCTTTGATGATCCTCGCCGCCTGCGGGCCGGACTCGCTGGAGGATCTCACCGGAGAGCTGCAAGGAGCCCTCGCCAACGGCGTCGGCTCGACGGCAGCCCGGGCCGCCCTGGCGAAGCGCTGGGCGCCGGTCCACTACCAGGACGTGGATGTGACGGGCTCGCACTCGCTCTCGGGCCGGTCGGACTACATCTCCCGCGTCGACTTCGACGGGGACTGGACCGGGACGAACAACTGGGACAACGCCGGGTCGAGGGCGCTCCCCGCGCACGTCTACCACTCGGTGGTCGAGACGAGCTCGCACTGGTACATCGTCTATACCTTCTTCCATCCGCGCGACTGGGCGGACTCGATCTTCGACACGGAGCACGAGAACGACGGCGAAGGGGTGCTGCTCGTCGTGGCGCGGGATGGGAGCGAGTTCGGCAAGCTCGTGGGTGCCGTGACCGTGGCCCACAAGGACTTCTTCTCCTACGTCCCGGACGGCAGCCCGCTCGCCTCGGGCGCGGAGTCGGTGGACGGCAAGCTGTCGTATGCGAACTTCGAGGGGGTGGATCACCCCATCACGGCCCAGGAGGCCAAGGGGCACGGCCTCAAAGCGTGGCCGGGCTACGACATCGTCGGAGATGGGGTGAAGTACTTCCCCTCGCTGACCACCTCCGAGGAGCCGTCGTCCGCCACCGATTCCGACGTGCGCTACAAGCTCATCGACATCTACGGCCCCGATGGGCTCTGGGTGCGCCGCAACCTCGCCTCGCTCTTTGCCTCCTACGGGACGTTCGCGGGGGACACGAGCGGTGACTGTGGCTACGTCAAGAGCCTCTGCTCCACCAACTCCGCCAACGCGCCCTGGGGCTGGAATGACCAGAACGACGGCCCGATCGAGGGCGGCGAGATCGCCACCGATCCGGCCAAGCTCTCGGCCTACTACTTCAGCCCCTCCGCGGCCTTCGCCACGGCGTACACGTTCAATCCGTTCAAGGGCGTGGGGGCTGACCCGAACACGCCGTGAGTCCCTAGGGAAACTCGATCCGCAGGCGCGCCCCACCCTCCGCCCGGTTCTCCGCGGAGAGGGTCGCGCCAAACTGCCCCAGCAGCTCCCGGGAGATGACCAGGCCCAGCCCGGTGCCTCTCTCGGGCCCCTTGGTGGTGAAGAAGCTCTCGAAGAGGTGGGGCAACACCTCCGGTGGAAAGCCGGGGCCGTTGTCCTCCACCACCAGCACCATCCGAGGGCCCTTCCTCTCAGCGCGCACGATGATGTCTCCGCGCTCGCGGCCTGACTCCTCGATCGCGTCCCCCGCGTTGACGAGCAGGTTGAGCAACACCTGGACCAGCCGACGAGGCGTGGCGAAGACCGGGGGCAGTTCCCCGGGAACGTCGACCCTCACCTGGGCCACATGCTTGAGCCGCACCTGCGCCAGCCGCACCGCGTTCTCCACCACGTCCGTCAGCAAGCACGGCCTGGGCTCCTCCATGTCCATGCGGGAAAAGCCCCTCAGGTCCGCGGCGATCTGCTGGGTGCGATCCAAGCCCGTGCGCGTCTCGGAGAGCACCTCCTCGAACTCCATCCGGACCTCGGAAGGCAAGGACAAGGCCAGCAGCTCTTTCTGGAGGAAGTGCAGGTTGGAACGCACGAACGCCAGGGGGTTGTTGATCTCGTGCATCACATTGGCGGCGAGCCGCCCCACGGTGGCGAGCTTCTCGGACTGGGCCTGGTGACGGACCGTTCTGGCGAGCGCCTCCGCGGCCTCGCGGCGGGCGCGCTCCACGCGCGCCTCGTTCCGCCCCTCGATTCCCTTCCGGAAATGGGACGAGCCATAGCCGCCGAAGAAGGTGGACAGGACCACCAGGGCCACCCAGGCAATCCCCTGCGAGAACGGCACTCCCGACGACTGCACCAGCCACACGGTGCCCACGAGGCAAGCCAGGCCGCTGGCAATCGTCGAGTACCTCTCCTCCGACAACGCGAAGAGCGCCAGCTCGATGCCCCACCCCACCCGCAGCGCAAACGCCTCGGGGATGAAGCGCGACAGGGTGAGGACATCCAAGGCCGACAGCAACGGCATGAGCACCGCGAAGACGAGGGACTTCCTCTCCAAGCGCGGCTCAGGGCCCTCGGCCGATGAGGTGGATGACATGGACGGGGGTCTCCGTATGCTCAGAAGCACCACGCTGCGTCTAGAAACAAGCCATGCATCACCATTCCAGCAGCAACTGGGCGTCCTCTCCGGAGGCCACCTGAAGCATCTTCCGCCGCCGACGTCCGTCTGGAAACACCGCCTCTACTTCATACGAGCCCGGTGATAACACGTGACGATA
Protein-coding sequences here:
- a CDS encoding sensor histidine kinase — protein: MSSTSSAEGPEPRLERKSLVFAVLMPLLSALDVLTLSRFIPEAFALRVGWGIELALFALSEERYSTIASGLACLVGTVWLVQSSGVPFSQGIAWVALVVLSTFFGGYGSSHFRKGIEGRNEARVERARREAAEALARTVRHQAQSEKLATVGRLAANVMHEINNPLAFVRSNLHFLQKELLALSLPSEVRMEFEEVLSETRTGLDRTQQIAADLRGFSRMDMEEPRPCLLTDVVENAVRLAQVRLKHVAQVRVDVPGELPPVFATPRRLVQVLLNLLVNAGDAIEESGRERGDIIVRAERKGPRMVLVVEDNGPGFPPEVLPHLFESFFTTKGPERGTGLGLVISRELLGQFGATLSAENRAEGGARLRIEFP